Proteins from a genomic interval of Haemophilus parainfluenzae T3T1:
- a CDS encoding MmcQ/YjbR family DNA-binding protein yields MRQAQQIMDYAENHYAAQPEYLWAKFPDYAILRHSNAKGKWYALIGKIAKTKLGLKEKGDTDFINLKCPPDMVSILRQSPPFLPAYHMNKTHWLTILLDHGVESEEIFKLLDWSYDLTK; encoded by the coding sequence ATGCGACAAGCACAGCAGATAATGGATTACGCAGAGAATCACTATGCCGCACAGCCCGAATACCTTTGGGCAAAGTTTCCGGACTATGCGATTTTGCGCCATAGCAATGCAAAAGGAAAATGGTATGCCCTTATCGGCAAAATTGCTAAAACGAAACTGGGTTTAAAAGAAAAAGGGGATACGGATTTTATCAATCTTAAATGCCCTCCCGATATGGTAAGTATTTTGCGACAATCTCCACCTTTTTTGCCTGCCTATCACATGAACAAAACTCACTGGCTGACAATTTTGTTAGATCATGGTGTAGAAAGCGAAGAAATTTTTAAATTGCTCGATTGGAGCTATGATTTGACGAAGTAG
- a CDS encoding ABC transporter substrate-binding protein encodes MTMNRRDFLRMSAAFTAAGMSPSLFAATKEQFTIYGAPAMPSVTIAVAAAQGKLAKQADVALEIWRSPDQLRAGVASGQFKVMMSPSNVGVNLRNQGQQVGMVNILTNGITQLMCKSTPITSPQELVGKKILVPFKNDMPDIVLQALLKKLNIDINKVDITYAATPTEAIGLFLLKDFHAAILPEPMASAVVLKAKIVGTEIVRGFDLVKEWGQAFNTKPLIPMAGIIANEEYFHAHKAEFDLLHQDLSDALNWIMANRKSAAEIGANYLPAPEAAIEMGLDGARLTVTKASELKNEIMQFYETLMEFNPKLLGGKLPDDKFFLA; translated from the coding sequence ATGACAATGAATAGACGTGATTTTTTAAGAATGAGTGCGGCATTTACAGCAGCGGGCATGTCGCCTTCTCTCTTTGCAGCAACGAAAGAACAATTTACTATTTATGGCGCACCGGCTATGCCAAGTGTGACCATTGCAGTGGCGGCAGCACAAGGTAAATTAGCCAAACAAGCGGATGTCGCATTAGAGATTTGGCGTTCGCCAGATCAATTGCGTGCGGGTGTAGCAAGTGGTCAATTTAAAGTAATGATGAGCCCAAGTAATGTAGGCGTGAATTTACGTAATCAAGGGCAACAAGTTGGCATGGTGAATATTCTTACCAATGGCATTACGCAGTTGATGTGTAAAAGTACGCCTATCACTTCACCGCAAGAATTGGTGGGTAAAAAAATCCTTGTGCCATTTAAAAACGATATGCCAGACATCGTATTGCAGGCCTTATTGAAAAAATTGAATATTGATATTAATAAAGTGGATATCACCTATGCGGCAACGCCAACTGAAGCAATTGGTTTGTTCTTGCTTAAAGATTTCCATGCGGCCATCTTGCCAGAACCGATGGCGAGTGCCGTTGTGCTGAAAGCTAAAATTGTTGGTACGGAGATTGTACGCGGTTTTGATTTAGTGAAAGAATGGGGTCAAGCATTTAATACCAAACCACTTATTCCAATGGCAGGCATTATTGCTAACGAAGAATACTTCCACGCACACAAGGCGGAGTTTGATCTACTTCACCAAGATTTAAGTGATGCGTTAAACTGGATTATGGCTAACCGTAAAAGTGCGGCTGAAATTGGCGCTAATTATCTACCAGCACCAGAAGCCGCTATTGAAATGGGCTTAGACGGTGCACGCTTAACAGTAACCAAAGCCAGTGAACTGAAAAATGAAATCATGCAATTCTATGAAACCTTGATGGAGTTCAATCCAAAACTCTTAGGTGGTAAATTACCAGATGATAAATTCTTCTTGGCTTAA